A part of Doryrhamphus excisus isolate RoL2022-K1 chromosome 8, RoL_Dexc_1.0, whole genome shotgun sequence genomic DNA contains:
- the LOC131134325 gene encoding extracellular calcium-sensing receptor-like, giving the protein MLGGIFSLHSSWNERKDTYTHEPPPLQCTSLNFRGFQFTQAMLFAIEEINNSTDLLPGVTLGYKIYDSCGSISRGVRVALALANGDRDGPLEEPCTRPAQVQAIVGETSSSPCMAIATAIGPFHIPLISHFATCACLSDKAKYPSFLRTIPSDYYQSRALAQLVKYFGWTWVGAIRTNDDYGNNGMATFTATAQQLGICLEYSVSFFRTDPPDKIQNIIDIIKGSTSKVIVTFLSHMDLDVLIHQLSHHNLTGYQWVGTEGWIFDSQTAAMDRHHILDGAIGLSIPKAHVSGMREFILDIKPLKFSGDDTFRKFWETLFNCQLKQTNSSSATRRECSGFEDLSSIQNSFTDMSLMPIFNNVYKAVYTVARALHGVLGCSTTCNTKVQLEPFTILQHMKKIRFKTKEGDEVYFNENGDPTAKYEIINWQPTETGVVTFVTVGHYDASAHKQLTLQTKSLVWARKSRKVPVSVCSEKCHPGTRKVLQKGKPVCCYDCVRCAEGEFSNTTDSVTCKRCHPEFWSNGKRDACLRKNAEFLSYKEVMGVVLTAASLLGSGMTAAVACVFFKYRKTPIIRANNSELSFLLLFSLTLCFLCSLTFIGQPTQWSCMLRHTAFGITFVLCISCILGKTIVVLMAFRATLPDSNVMKWFGPLQQRLSVLVFTLIQAIICILWLTMAPPFPFKNIKEFKDKIILECAVGSAVGFWAVLGYIGLLAMLCFILAFLARKLPDNFNEAKLITFSMLIFSVVWIAFIPAYVSSPGKFSVAVEIFAILASSFGLLICIFIPKCYIILMQPEKNTKKHMMSKGTLKSL; this is encoded by the exons ATGTTGGGGGGCATCTTTTCTCTCCACAGCAGCTGGAACGAGCGAAAGGATACTTACACGCATGAGCCACCTCCACTGCAATGCACCAG TTTGAATTTTAGGGGGTTCCAGTTTACCCAGGCGATGCTCTTTGCCATCGAGGAGATCAACAACAGCACAGACCTGCTACCCGGCGTCACTCTGGGCTACAAAATCTACGATTCCTGTGGCTCCATTTCTAGAGGGGTGAGAGTCGCACTTGCTTTAGCCAATGGGGACAGAGACGGTCCTTTGGAGGAGCCCTGCACCAGACCAGCCCAAGTACAGGCCATTGTGGGAGAGACGTCTTCATCTCCTTGCATGGCTATAGCCACTGCAATCGGACCCTTCCATATCCCGCTG ATCAGCCACTTTGCCACCTGTGCTTGTCTCAGCGATAAAGCCAAATACCCATCTTTCCTCAGAACAATACCCAGTGATTACTACCAAAGTAGAGCCCTGGCGCAGTTAGTCAAGTACTTTGGGTGGACCTGGGTGGGAGCTATTAGAACCAATGATGATTATGGCAATAACGGAATGGCGACGTTCACAGCGACTGCCCAACAGCTTGGTATCTGTTTAGAGTACTCTGTGTCTTTCTTTAGGACCGATCCACcagacaaaatacaaaacataataGATATCATTAAGGGTTCTACTTCCAAAGTGATTGTCACTTTCCTCTCCCATATGGACTTGGATGTACTAATACACCAATTATCTCATCACAACCTCACCGGCTATCAGTGGGTCGGCACCGAGGGGTGGATCTTTGATTCCCAAACTGCTGCTATGGATCGGCATCACATCCTAGACGGAGCCATCGGCCTGTCCATCCCCAAAGCACACGTCAGCGGCATGAGGGAGTTTATACTGGACATCAAGCCGCTCAAGTTCTCGGGGGATGACACGTTCAGGAAATTCTGGGAGACATTGTTCAACTGTCAGCTCAAGCAAACAAACTCATCCTCCGCCACTCGGAGGGAGTGTAGTGGTTTTGAGGACTTGAGCAGCATTCAAAACAGCTTCACTGATATGTCACTCATGCCCATATTTAACAATGTCTATAAGGCGGTGTACACTGTGGCCCGTGCCCTTCATGGTGTTCTTGGCTGTAGCacaacatgcaacacaaaggtGCAGCTAGAGCCATTCACG ATTTTACAACACATGAAGAAGATTCGTTTCAAAACAAAGGAAGGAGACGAGGTTTACTTCAATGAAAATGGAGATCCAACAGCCAAGTATGAAATTATAAACTGGCAGCCCACAGAGACAGGAGTCGTCACATTTGTCACCGTTGGTCACTATGACGCATCTGCACACAAACAGCTGACTTTGCAGACTAAGTCTCTGGTTTGGGCACGGAAATCTCGAAAG GTGCCTGTGTCAGTGTGTAGTGAGAAGTGTCACCCAGGCACACGCAAGGTTCTGCAGAAAGGAAAACCCGTCTGCTGTTATGACTGTGTGAGGTGTGCAGAGGGAGAATTTAGCAACACAACAG ATTCCGTCACATGCAAGCGATGCCATCCTGAGTTCTGGTCAAATGGGAAGAGAGACGCCTGCTTGAGGAAGAATGCAGAATTCCTGTCCTACAAGGAAGTCATGGGAGTTGTCCTCACCGCGGCGTCTTTATTGGGCTCTGGCATGACTGCCGCTGTGGCTtgtgttttctttaaatatagaaaaacGCCCATCATCAGGGCCAACAACTCGGAGCTGAgcttcctgctgctgttctCCTTGACCTTGTGCTTTCTGTGCTCTCTGACCTTCATCGGCCAGCCAACTCAGTGGTCCTGCATGCTACGGCACACGGCTTTCGGCATCACATTCGTGCTTTGCATCTCTTGTATACTGGGAAAGACTATAGTGGTGCTGATGGCCTTCAGGGCCACACTACCTGACAGTAATGTCATGAAGTGGTTTGGGCCTCTTCAGCAGAGGCTGAGTGTTCTGGTTTTTACTCTCATACAAGCGATCATATGCATCCTTTGGCTCACAATGGCTCCTCCCTTTCCGTTTAAGAATATCAAGGAGTTTAAGGATAAAATCATCTTGGAGTGCGCTGTGGGTTCAGCCGTGGGATTCTGGGCTGTGCTTGGCTACATTGGTCTTTTAGCCATGTTGTGCTTCATTCTGGCCTTTCTGGCCCGGAAGCTGCCCGATAATTTTAATGAAGCCAAACTGATCACGTTCAGCATGCTGATATTTTCTGTAGTGTGGATTGCTTTCATCCCTGCTTACGTCAGCTCCCCTGGTAAGTTCAGTGTTGCCGTGGAAATCTTTGCAATACTGGCCTCCAGTTTTGGATTgcttatttgcatatttatacctaaatgttatattatactAATGCAACCTGAGAAGAACACAAAAAAGCACATGATGAGTAAAGGGACACTAAAATCCTTATGA
- the LOC131134455 gene encoding extracellular calcium-sensing receptor-like — protein sequence MIFAINEINESPDMLPHVKLGYKIYNACGSMDILRAALALVSGFETEVSDENCTKIETVHAILGHSGSRPTIAFAPTVGRFHVPVVSHFATCACLSNRKEYPTFFRTIPSDYYQSRALARLVKHLGWTWIGAIAVDNEYGLNGIAAFIEAAQEYGVCIEYSDAFSSSGPPEDLERVTDKIQNATSKVIMAFVSHREMKLLAKELFIRNVTGLQWLGSDAWITDHSLTASEGHSVLVGSLGFVVSRAEIPGLEEHLRGLHPSQFPHSQFVQDFWENVFDCSLNKTANEQRKPCSGMESLQDVQSQYTDVSELRFTNNVYKSVYSVAHALDDLFMCEEGRGPFSNGGCANTAHIEPWQVLRYISMVNFTTPEGEIVYFDSNGDSPAKYELVNLQMKSQGTMEGVTVGVYDASLPENHQFIMSNVPLVWGNRHSEVPVSVCSESCVPGTHKVLQKGRPVCCYDCILCPAGEISNMTDSIHCMKCPSEFWSNKHRDACIPKEIEFLTYGEILGSLLALFSLLGVFLTTMVTLVFYCHKETPLVRANNAELSFLLLFSLTLCFLCSLTFIGRPTQWSCMLRHTAFGITFVLCISCVLGKTILVLIAFKASLPGSNLMKWFGPTQHRICVVAFTLIQVVICILWLTISPPFPFKNMLLYQDRIILECHLGAALGFWAVLGYIGVLAVLCFVIAFLARKLPDNFNEAKFITFSMLIFCAVWIAFIPAYISSPGKFTVAVEIFAILASSYALLFSIFMPKCFIIMFRPEKNTKKHIMGKSNHQR from the exons ATGATATTCGCTATCAATGAGATCAATGAAAGCCCCGACATGCTCCCTCATGTCAAACTGGGCTACAAAATCTATAATGCCTGTGGAAGCATGGACATTCTGAGAGCTGCGCTGGCGCTGGTGAGTGGATTCGAGACAGAAGTCAGCGATGAAAACTGTACAAAAATCGAGACGGTACATGCTATCCTGGGTCATTCAGGCTCCAGACCGACTATTGCGTTTGCACCAACTGTGGGACGTTTCCATGTTCCAGTG GTCAGCCATTTTGCCACTTGCGCCTGTCTCAGCAACAGGAAAGAGTATCCGACCTTTTTCAGAACCATTCCCAGTGACTATTACCAGAGCCGAGCCTTAGCAAGGCTGGTCAAGCACCTGGGTTGGACGTGGATTGGAGCCATAGCTGTGGACAATGAATACGGCCTCAACGGCATCGCTGCATTCATAGAGGCTGCACAGGAATATGGAGTGTGCATTGAATATTCAGATGCTTTTTCATCTTCTGGTCCACCTGAGGATCTGGAGAGGGTGACGGACAAAATCCAAAACGCTACTTCAAAAGTGATTATGGCTTTTGTGTCTCATAGAGAAATGAAATTGCTAGCGAAGGAGCTGTTCATCCGCAACGTTACAGGTCTGCAGTGGCTCGGCAGTGATGCCTGGATCACGGATCACTCCCTGACAGCCAGTGAAGGTCACAGCGTCCTTGTGGGTTCCCTGGGCTTTGTTGTCAGCAGAGCCGAGATCCCGGGGCTGGAGGAGCACCTAAGAGGGCTCCACCCCTCACAGTTCCCACACAGCCAGTTTGTCCAAGACTTTTGGGAGAACGTGTTTGACTGCTCACTGAACAAAACCGCAAACGAGCAACGAAAGCCATGCAGCGGCATGGAGAGTCTACAAGACGTCCAGTCGCAATACACAGATGTGTCGGAACTGAGGTTCACCAACAATGTCTACAAGTCAGTCTACTCGGTGGCTCATGCACTTGACGACCTATTCATGTGTGAAGAAGGGAGAGGGCCCTTTTCCAACGGGGGGTGTGCTAATACTGCACACATTGAGCCATGGCAG GTCCTGCGGTATATCAGTATGGTCAACTTCACCACTCCAGAAGGGGAAATCGTTTATTTTGACAGCAACGGTGACTCACCAGCAAAATACGAACTGGTCAACTTACAAATGAAAAGCCAAGGAACCATGGAGGGAGTGACAGTGGGCGTTTATGACGCTTCCCTGCCAGAGAACCATCAGTTTATCATGAGTAACGTTCCACTGGTTTGGGGTAACAGGCACTCTGAG GTGCCTGTGTCAGTGTGCAGTGAGAGTTGTGTTCCAGGGACCCACAAAGTCCTTCAAAAAGGCCGTCCAGTGTGTTGCTATGACTGTATTCTTTGTCCCGCAGGAGAGATCAGTAACATGACAG ATTCTATACACTGTATGAAATGCCCTTCAGAGTTCTGGTCTAACAAGCATAGAGATGCCTGCATCCCAAAGGAAATCGAGTTTCTAACCTATGGAGAAATACTGGGAAGTCTTTTAGCTTTGTTTTCTTTGCTGGGAGTCTTCCTAACCACAATGGTAACGTTGGTTTTTTACTGCCACAAAGAAACGCCGCTCGTACGAGCCAACAACGCTGAGCTGAGTTTCCTGCTGCTCTTCTCCTTGACCCTGTGCTTCCTGTGTTCCCTAACCTTCATCGGCCGACCCACTCAATGGTCCTGCATGCTGCGCCACACGGCCTTCGGCATCACATTTGTTCTATGCATCTCATGCGTTCTAGGGAAAACAATATTGGTGCTGATAGCTTTTAAAGCATCCCTTCCGGGCAGTAATCTAATGAAGTGGTTTGGACCCACGCAGCATCGGATCTGTGTTGTGGCATTCACTCTTATACAGGTGGTCATATGCATACTTTGGTTAACCATCAGTCCTCCTTTTCCATTCAAAAATATGTTACTTTACCAAGACAGAATCATCCTAGAGTGCCATTTGGGCGCCGCTCTGGGCTTCTGGGCCGTTCTGGGCTACATAGGAGTGCTAGCCgttttatgttttgttattgCTTTTCTAGCTCGAAAGCTGCCTGATAATTTCAATGAAGCTAAATTCATCACTTTCAGCATGTTGATATTCTGTGCTGTCTGGATCGCCTTCATCCCAGCTTATATCAGCTCTCCCGGCAAGTTCACTGTCGCTGTGGAGATATTTGCTATTCTGGCCTCCAGTTATGCGctgcttttttccatttttatgccAAAGTGCTTTATAATTATGTTCAGACCTGAAAAGAACACTAAAAAACATATCATGGGAAAGTCAAATCATCAAAGGTAG
- the LOC131134895 gene encoding extracellular calcium-sensing receptor-like yields the protein MGWFVIILISLLATTESENQTCKLMGHTGFLEFSKEGDFLIGGVFSMTSTRKLIDNDYEAVPHYYCEALNDRELKFARTVMFTVQEINKNGNLLPGIHLGYFLYNGCGSENLIRAAVEAVTRVDATQCSGRIQALLGHSSSGVSEDINFILSPFSIPQVSHLSTCACLSDKNLFPTFFRTVPSDRFQVLGLVQLMKYFDWRWVGIIYSSGLYSDEGTAEFSKAALKEEICVEYRLPYSKSSTKKWNAIVTALKESSSSVVLLFMSLSFTKSFLSKMESSNITGKQLVGSEAWITQQDLASAERKNILQGAMGFALPKASIPGLGQFLLDLKPSDEPQSSLIKAFWEKFFDCSFSPSNTSILCTGSEDLRRVSSDYTDVTHFREENNVYKAVYLVAYAIDDLLKCENGVNPTTGKPCVKKNQVQPKMVLEHIRYVNFTTQNGAKMFFDENGDSVAQYDLVNWHVRDDGSVQIVTIGQYDTSFPEGRRLKLNDDAKIIWAGNSSKEPRSVCREPCPPGMRKAVSKNMPVCCFDCFECPEGTISNQTDSPECVACPPEFWPNAKKDSCLPKPTEYLSHQEIMGALLTAFSCVGVFLSFLTSLIFLTHKETPIVKANNSELSFLLLISLKLCFLCSLTFIGRPTEWSCMLRHTAFGITFVLCISCVLGKTLMVLMAFRATLPGKNVMRLFGPVQQRLSVVTLTLIQVMFCIIWLCTNPPFPAMNLQYYKEKIILECALGSAIGFWGVLGYIGLLALLCFILAFLSRNLPDSFNEAKLITFSMLIFCAVWITFIPAYVSSPGKFTVAVEIFAILASSFGLLICIFVPKCYIIIFRPERNSKKHLMGKIPPRTL from the exons ATGGGTTGGTTTGTTATCATCCTCATCAGCCTGCTGGCAACAACAGAGTCAGAAAACCAAACTTGCAAACTGATGGGGCACACAGGCTTCCTGGAGTTCTCCAAGGAGGGAGACTTTCTCATCGGAGGGGTTTTCTCCATGACGAGCACGCGAAAACTGATAGATAACGACTACGAGGCAGTGCCGCATTATTACTGTGAAGC TTTGAACGACAGGGAGCTGAAGTTCGCTCGCACCGTGATGTTCACAGTGCAGGAGATCAACAAGAACGGCAATCTCCTTCCGGGAATCCATCTGGGATATTTTCTGTACAATGGCTGTGGCAGCGAGAACCTGATACGAGCAGCGGTAGAAGCTGTAACCCGAGTGGATGCTACCCAATGTAGCGGTCGGATTCAGGCCCTCCTCGGCCACTCGTCGTCCGGGGTTAGTGAGGACATCAATTTTATCCTGAGCCCATTCTCCATTCCACAG GTCAGCCATCTTTCAACGTGTGCGTGTTTGTCAGATAAGAACTTGTTCCCCACTTTCTTCAGAACGGTGCCGAGTGACCGCTTCCAGGTGCTGGGCCTGGTTCAGCTGATGAAGTATTTCGACTGGCGTTGGGTGGGGATCATTTATTCTTCAGGGTTGTACTCGGATGAGGGCACAGCAGAATTTTCCAAAGCGGCATTAAAGGAGGAAATATGCGTCGAATATCGACTGCCGTACTCAAAGTCCTCCACAAAAAAGTGGAACGCCATCGTGACGGCACTGAAGGAGTCCTCATCCAGTGTTGTTCTTCTGTTCATGTCCTTATCATTCACTAAGTCCTTCCTGTCCAAAATGGAAAGTTCCAACATAACCGGCAAGCAGTTGGTCGGTAGCGAGGCGTGGATCACACAACAGGACCTTGCCTCCGCGGAAAGGAAGAACATTTTACAGGGGGCGATGGGATTTGCGCTCCCCAAGGCATCCATTCCCGGGTTGGGCCAGTTTTTACTGGACCTGAAGCCATCTGATGAGCCTCAGAGCAGTTTAATTAAGGCTTTCTGGGAGAAGTTCTTCGACTGCAGCTTCTCTCCTTCCAACACTTCAATCCTGTGCACCGGCTCAGAAGACCTGAGAAGAGTCTCCAGTGATTACACGGACGTGACACACTTCAGAGAAGAGAATAACGTGTACAAAGCTGTGTACTTGGTTGCATATGCAATTGATGACTTGCTGAAGTGTGAGAATGGAGTCAATCCCACTACGGGAAAACCCTGTGTGAAGAAAAACCAGGTTCAGCCCAAAATG GTTTTGGAGCACATCCGGTATGTGAATTTCACAACCCAAAATGGGGCCAAGATGTTCTTTGACGAAAATGGAGACTCAGTCGCTCAATACGACTTAGTCAACTGGCACGTGAGAGACGACGGCTCAGTCCAGATTGTTACCATCGGTCAGTACGACACGTCTTTTCCAGAAGGGAGAAGGCTCAAGTTGAATGATGACGCCAAAATAATATGGGCCGGGAACAGCAGCAAG GAGCCAAGGTCTGTGTGCAGGGAACCGTGCCCTCCAGGGATGCGGAAGGCTGTAAGTAAGAACATGCCTGTGTGCTGCTTTGACTGCTTTGAATGCCCAGAGGGAACAATAAGTAATCAGACAG ATTCTCCTGAATGTGTGGCATGTCCTCCGGAATTCTGGCCCAATGCAAAGAAAGACAGTTGCCTCCCAAAACCGACCGAGTACCTTTCTCACCAAGAGATCATGGGTGCGCTTTTAACCGCGTTCAGCTGCGTGggtgtttttttatcttttctGACATCGCTCATATTTCTAACCCATAAAGAGACTCCCATCGTCAAAGCCAACAACTCGGAGCTGAGCTTCCTGCTGCTCATCTCATTAAAATTGTGTTTCCTGTGCTCTCTGACCTTCATCGGTCGGCCAACCGAGTGGTCCTGCATGCTGCGTCACACAGCCTTCGGCATAACATTCGTGCTGTGTATCTCCTGTGTTCTGGGGAAAACTTTAATGGTGCTGATGGCCTTCCGGGCCACACTTCCTGGCAAAAATGTCATGAGACTATTTGGGCCTGTCCAGCAGAGGCTCAGTGTTGTCACTCTCACCCTGATTCAAGTTATGTTCTGTATCATTTGGCTGTGTACAAACCCGCCTTTCCCAGCCATGAATCTCCAATACTACAAAGAGAAGATCATCCTAGAATGTGCACTCGGGTCGGCTATTGGATTCTGGGGTGTtctcggatatattggacttCTCGCCCTCTTGTGTTTTATCCTTGCTTTTCTGTCCAGGAATCTGCCAGATAGTTTTAATGAAGCCAAACTCATCACGTTTAGCATGTTGATATTCTGTGCGGTATGGATCACCTTCATCCCCGCCTATGTCAGCTCCCCTGGAAAGTTTACTGTTGCCGTGGAGATCTTTGCCATTCTGGCTTCCAGTTTTGGTTTGTTGATTTGTATATTTGTTCCAAAGTGCTATATTATTATCTTCAGGCCAGAGCGCAACTCCAAAAAACATCTTATGGGGAAAATACCGCCAAGAACCCTTTGA